The genomic interval CCTCTTACAGTGATGAAATCATCATTTTCCTCCGATGCGATTCCACATACAATCTCACGATTGATTAAGGTTTGAATAAAAACTTCATTGGCGTAGACATCTAATTTTTGCTGATCTTCACCTTGAATATTCTGCTCCCCTGCAGCTCCAGTGATATCAACTAAACCAGCTTTATTCACTTTATAGCTGACCACTTTGGCCGCCAAGCGAATGGAATTTATGATTCGGGATAATTCTCCAGACGAATATTGAAAAGCATTTTGGTTCTCAATAATAAATTCTCCGAGTGTTGTGTTGCGTTCTTCCATTTAAGAAATCGTTGTAGTTAGTTTGAAGTCACAAATATCGTTTTTTTTGTGAAAAGGAAAATAATAAAACAAACCTAATTTGTTAGTATTGTATATTTGCTAAATAATAATTTAACAGATTGTTATAAAAATACAAAACAAACCCAAAATGATCATTAGAAAAGGAACATCTACAGACATGAAAACCGTCTTGGAACTGATTCAAGAATTAGCCCTTTTTGAAAAAGAACCTGAGGCAGTAGAAATTACTGTTGCCAATTTAGTTCAAGATGCTTTTGGTGACAATCCGTTATTTGAAGTCTTTGTCGCAGAAATCGACAATAAAATCATAGGTATGGCTTTGTATTATTACAAATATTCTACTTGGAAAGGCAAAAGTATCCACTTAGAAGATTTGATTGTTACAGCATCTGAACGAGGGAAAGGTATTGGTCAAAAACTACTAGACAAAATGGTGACATTAGCCCAAGAAGAAAAAGTAAAACGTTTAGAATGGAATGTTTTGGATTGGAACAAATCTGCTATTGAGTTTTACGAACAATCAGGGGCCGAAATTCTAAAAGAATGGCAACTGGTTCGATTTGATGAAACTAGAATTATTAATTTTGCCAAAAAAAAATAAATTAAAAATAAAATTACAATTAAGAACATGAGAGTATTTAAGTTTGGAGGTGCCTCTGTCAAAGACGCAGCAGGAATCAAGAATGTTTACGATGTTTTACAAAAAGTAGGTTATGAAGATGTGTTACTTGTGGTTTCGGCTATGGGAAAAACAACCAATGCATTGGAATTAGTGATCAAAGACTATTTTGACAAATCACCTTCTTTGCAATCATCTGTTCAAGAAGTAAAAAAATACCATAACCAAATCCTTTTGGATTTATTTGAAGATGAAAATCATGAAGTTTTTCAAGCGGTAAAAACTCAGTTTTCTGATTTAGAATACTTTTTATCACATAACAAATCTCCTAATTACAACTTTGTTTACGACCAAGTAGTCAGTTTTGGAGAGTTGATTTCGACTACAGTTTTAAGTCACTATATGTCATTCATGGGAATTAAAACTCAGTGGATTGACGTACGTAATTTTGTAAAAACTGATGCGAACTACAGAGATGCTGAAGTGGATTGGGAGTTAACGCAAAAGAACATTTCTAAAAACGTAAAAAGAAAAATCTTGAATATTACTCAAGGTTTCTTAGGCTCTGATGAAAACAACTTCACTACTACATTAGGACGTGAAGGTTCTGACTATACTGCTGCAATATTTGCTTATTGCTTAAATGCGGAAAGTGTTACCATCTGGAAAGACGTTCCTGGAGTGATGAATGCTGACCCTAGGTATTTTGAAAATGCAAGTTTATTGAATCAAATATCGTACAGAGAAGCTATCGAATTAGCATTTTACGGAGCAACTGTAATTCACCCAAAAACGTTACAACCTCTACAAAAAAAGGAAATCCCTTTATACGTAAAATCATTTATAAACCCATTACTTAAAGGAACTGTAGTTTCTAAAGGAATGTCATTAGAACCTTATTTACCTTGTTATATTGTAAAAAGAGACCAACTTTTGATTTCTCTTTCGTCGATTGATTTCTCTTTCATCATGGAAGAGCATATTAGTGAGATTTTTGCTTTGTTTCATGAATTTAAAATCAAAGTTAACTTAATTCAAAACTCAGCGATTAGTTTCTCTGTTTGTGTGGAAGATAAATTTGGTAATTTCAAAGATTTAAATGCTGTTTTATCTAAAAAGTTCAAAGTAGATTTTAGCGAACACGTGACTTTATACACCATCAGACACTTTAACGACCTAGCAGCAGAAATGGTTGAGAAAGATAAAAACGTCATCTTGAAACAAGTAAGTACGGAGACCATGCAGATTATCACTAGCGAAAAAAAATAAATTATTGCATCAATAACACCCCAAATTTAATTCTTTGGGTGTGCCAAACAAACAAAAGGGGCTATTTATCTTTACTGGTATTTAGCCCTTTTCCATTCATATTAATCCTTAAGAATATACTACTTTTGACTTATTGACGTTATATACGCTATGTTAAAAAAGTTTCTTTTTTTTATACTACTAATTTCATTCTCTTGGATTTATGCACAAGAAAACAATTCATTGTATAAAACCAAGAAAGTTCCTGTTACTAGTGACACCATAAAAATCGAAGCTTTTAGCATCAATCCTACTCATTTCAAATTGATAGGTAGTCAAAATAAATTAATGGATGGTACAAACTATACAGTTGATTTTGAAAAAGGGATACTCATTCTCAAAGAAAGTTTTTTCACTTTTCAACTAGATTCGATAACCATTCAGTAT from Flavobacterium ovatum carries:
- a CDS encoding GNAT family N-acetyltransferase → MIIRKGTSTDMKTVLELIQELALFEKEPEAVEITVANLVQDAFGDNPLFEVFVAEIDNKIIGMALYYYKYSTWKGKSIHLEDLIVTASERGKGIGQKLLDKMVTLAQEEKVKRLEWNVLDWNKSAIEFYEQSGAEILKEWQLVRFDETRIINFAKKK
- a CDS encoding aspartate kinase, which produces MRVFKFGGASVKDAAGIKNVYDVLQKVGYEDVLLVVSAMGKTTNALELVIKDYFDKSPSLQSSVQEVKKYHNQILLDLFEDENHEVFQAVKTQFSDLEYFLSHNKSPNYNFVYDQVVSFGELISTTVLSHYMSFMGIKTQWIDVRNFVKTDANYRDAEVDWELTQKNISKNVKRKILNITQGFLGSDENNFTTTLGREGSDYTAAIFAYCLNAESVTIWKDVPGVMNADPRYFENASLLNQISYREAIELAFYGATVIHPKTLQPLQKKEIPLYVKSFINPLLKGTVVSKGMSLEPYLPCYIVKRDQLLISLSSIDFSFIMEEHISEIFALFHEFKIKVNLIQNSAISFSVCVEDKFGNFKDLNAVLSKKFKVDFSEHVTLYTIRHFNDLAAEMVEKDKNVILKQVSTETMQIITSEKK